The following coding sequences are from one Treponema bryantii window:
- a CDS encoding ASCH domain-containing protein, which yields MTNIDEYWNKFIKDTGRSEEDRCAGDLNFEAKGFVGDELITLVLTDRKTAFFTSWATYAIDQEPLPVSGELYVVLDRADNPRCVIETQSVEIVPFNEVTWEMARLEGEDEDLGQWKERKQEYLEDEGAVLGFEFTPDIKLVFQTFKVVYKA from the coding sequence ATGACAAATATTGATGAATACTGGAATAAATTTATAAAAGATACTGGTCGCAGTGAAGAAGACCGCTGTGCCGGAGACTTAAACTTTGAAGCAAAAGGTTTTGTTGGTGATGAACTGATTACTCTTGTCCTCACAGACAGAAAAACTGCTTTTTTTACAAGCTGGGCTACTTATGCAATTGATCAGGAACCGCTTCCTGTTTCCGGGGAATTATATGTAGTTTTAGACCGCGCAGATAATCCTCGCTGTGTAATTGAAACTCAGAGTGTAGAAATTGTTCCTTTCAATGAAGTTACCTGGGAAATGGCTCGTCTGGAAGGTGAAGACGAAGATCTTGGACAGTGGAAAGAAAGAAAACAGGAATATCTTGAAGATGAAGGTGCAGTTCTTGGTTTTGAATTCACACCTGATATTAAACTTGTTTTCCAGACTTTTAAGGTTGTGTATAAAGCCTAA
- a CDS encoding tRNA-uridine aminocarboxypropyltransferase — protein MSELCYNCFKPKSACLCSFTKEIDPGIKFVLLMHQKEAKRQRTGTGHIAKISLKDSEILVGFEFEHNKRLQELLSDPQYFPVMMYPGEEAWTAKKEGFGDVLKGKKLLVLILDSTWFCARKLIEHNPFLLKLPRLSFYGDYRSIFTFKHEPRPEYISTIESCYYLIKEMQVNGLCPADVDPEPMMNAFKQMIKFQLQAENERILGIRPNSHSYDAKYNKLREIPTFD, from the coding sequence ATGAGTGAACTCTGTTATAATTGTTTTAAACCAAAATCAGCATGTCTCTGTTCTTTCACAAAAGAAATTGATCCCGGCATTAAATTTGTTTTATTGATGCATCAAAAAGAAGCAAAAAGACAGCGCACTGGTACAGGCCACATTGCAAAGATTTCTCTAAAGGATTCTGAAATTCTTGTAGGTTTTGAATTTGAACATAATAAAAGACTTCAGGAGCTTCTTTCAGATCCTCAGTATTTTCCAGTTATGATGTATCCGGGAGAAGAAGCCTGGACTGCAAAAAAAGAAGGCTTTGGAGATGTATTAAAAGGAAAAAAGCTTCTTGTTCTGATTCTTGATTCTACCTGGTTTTGTGCGCGTAAGCTGATTGAACATAATCCTTTTTTACTGAAACTTCCACGACTTTCGTTTTATGGAGATTACCGTTCTATCTTTACATTCAAGCATGAACCGCGCCCAGAATATATTTCTACTATAGAAAGCTGTTATTATCTGATTAAGGAAATGCAGGTGAACGGACTTTGTCCGGCAGATGTTGATCCAGAACCTATGATGAATGCATTTAAACAGATGATTAAGTTTCAGCTGCAGGCAGAAAATGAACGTATTCTTGGAATAAGGCCGAACAGTCACAGCTATGATGCAAAGTATAATAAGCTGAGGGAAATTCCGACCTTTGACTAA
- a CDS encoding glycoside hydrolase family 3 protein — protein sequence MLKRRLLLAVLLAAAGCNFLWSQNERNSVNFWTQMPNDQLARQITDEMTDAELLSQTFMFGWAGAEPPELLYQWVERGLGSVKVFGWNTDDIYLVAKSVSSLQHEAAEGRFQIPLFVATDQEGGWIRHVKGDTSITPGNMAIGAGGYPVDSWKSAYYISREIKTLGINMNFAPTVDLFTDHDSSIIGTRSFGDDPDKTGILGAAFVSGSEAAGVLSTAKHFPGHGDTSLDSHGKLPVINIDFNTFKSRELTPYLYLIKEKVPAVMSGHLSFPLIETSGAPASLSHYFLTDLLRNQLGYEGLIITDDMMMVGATVYAGTMSNAFKMALEAGNDIILSSTTAKLNEALWYKNLELMTLDKNFRERVKDAACRVIKAKLDYFKSGNAAPLYPDPNTIDSHIPDREGEKFFLEQACRSVTVEKQGSLPLTADKAGRVLLMGSLTSFFKAGKQRWPDAGEFHYTYETGPNETQWVLDNLPSVAPGYDTVIISVSSENHVKIAEYFKGSGKKVVILCNMTPTLTEKLQWADSILLGYSWRCDYSLKAMLGAVNGEYVPTGTKPYN from the coding sequence ATGCTTAAACGACGTCTACTTCTTGCTGTACTTCTTGCCGCTGCCGGCTGTAATTTTCTCTGGTCTCAGAATGAAAGGAATTCTGTAAATTTCTGGACTCAAATGCCAAATGATCAGTTAGCGCGTCAGATTACTGATGAAATGACTGATGCAGAACTCCTTTCTCAAACCTTTATGTTTGGCTGGGCAGGTGCAGAACCTCCTGAGCTTTTATATCAGTGGGTAGAACGAGGCCTTGGCAGTGTTAAAGTTTTTGGCTGGAACACAGATGATATTTATCTTGTTGCAAAATCAGTTTCCAGTTTACAGCATGAAGCAGCAGAAGGACGTTTTCAGATTCCATTATTTGTAGCAACTGATCAGGAAGGTGGCTGGATTCGCCATGTAAAGGGCGATACTTCTATCACTCCGGGTAATATGGCAATTGGTGCTGGTGGTTATCCCGTTGATTCCTGGAAATCTGCCTATTATATAAGCCGGGAGATTAAAACACTCGGTATCAATATGAACTTTGCGCCAACTGTAGACCTTTTCACAGATCATGATTCTTCAATTATAGGTACACGTTCTTTTGGTGATGATCCTGATAAAACCGGAATTCTTGGAGCCGCTTTTGTTTCAGGTTCAGAAGCAGCCGGAGTTCTTTCAACAGCAAAACATTTCCCTGGACATGGCGACACAAGTCTGGACTCTCACGGAAAACTTCCTGTAATCAATATTGATTTTAATACTTTTAAAAGCCGCGAACTTACACCATATCTTTATCTCATAAAAGAAAAGGTGCCTGCAGTTATGTCTGGTCACTTGAGCTTCCCGCTTATTGAAACTTCAGGTGCACCAGCTTCGCTTTCTCATTATTTCCTTACAGACCTTTTGAGAAATCAGCTTGGTTATGAAGGTCTTATTATCACTGATGATATGATGATGGTTGGTGCAACCGTTTATGCGGGAACTATGTCTAATGCCTTTAAGATGGCACTGGAAGCAGGTAACGATATCATTCTTTCATCAACAACTGCAAAACTTAATGAAGCGCTCTGGTATAAGAATCTTGAGCTGATGACTCTGGATAAGAATTTCCGCGAGCGTGTAAAAGATGCTGCCTGTCGTGTAATCAAGGCAAAACTTGATTATTTTAAGTCTGGTAATGCGGCACCTCTTTATCCAGATCCAAATACAATTGATTCTCATATTCCTGACCGTGAAGGAGAAAAATTCTTCCTTGAACAGGCATGTCGTTCTGTTACTGTAGAAAAGCAGGGAAGTCTTCCTCTTACTGCAGATAAAGCTGGCCGCGTTCTTTTGATGGGGTCTCTTACAAGTTTCTTCAAAGCCGGAAAACAGCGCTGGCCAGATGCAGGAGAATTCCATTACACATACGAAACTGGTCCTAACGAAACTCAGTGGGTTCTTGATAACCTTCCGTCTGTTGCACCTGGATATGACACTGTAATCATCAGTGTTTCAAGCGAAAATCATGTGAAGATTGCTGAATATTTTAAGGGGTCGGGTAAGAAAGTTGTAATTCTCTGTAATATGACTCCGACACTTACAGAAAAACTTCAGTGGGCAGATTCAATTCTCCTTGGCTACAGCTGGCGTTGCGATTATTCATTAAAGGCAATGCTTGGTGCAGTTAATGGCGAGTATGTGCCAACGGGAACAAAACCGTATAATTAG
- a CDS encoding LptA/OstA family protein, which yields MMQIKLNKHKLTFFSLLFSFLMPLCAEKIIFSANRMTGRAGNTNTTTTLSGNAYIKTDTMEIQAEDVELSGDDYRYIKATGSISGKNLETHMDFTCDSLEYDRNTKIALLKGNVKLDDKDNDVRAEAQIIEYNQDTEIAVLQIQIKLTQKENVCSGSYAVYYKNSQLLELSGNAQVKQKDDVFRAQNITLNMDTQDITLGGNVKGKVTDTKESKPEPKTTESEPESKDPETENQTTEFEMKKTEVKDGE from the coding sequence ATGATGCAAATAAAGTTGAATAAACATAAACTGACTTTTTTTTCTCTGTTATTTTCTTTTCTGATGCCTTTGTGTGCTGAAAAAATCATCTTTTCTGCTAACAGAATGACGGGAAGGGCAGGAAATACTAATACAACAACAACCCTTTCTGGAAATGCTTACATCAAAACTGACACAATGGAAATTCAGGCAGAAGATGTAGAGCTTTCTGGAGATGATTACCGTTATATAAAAGCAACTGGAAGTATTTCGGGAAAAAATCTTGAAACACACATGGATTTTACCTGTGATTCCCTTGAATATGACCGTAACACTAAAATTGCATTGCTCAAAGGTAATGTAAAACTTGATGATAAAGATAATGATGTAAGGGCAGAGGCTCAGATAATCGAATATAATCAGGATACAGAAATTGCTGTACTTCAGATTCAAATAAAGTTGACCCAAAAAGAAAATGTCTGTTCAGGCTCTTATGCAGTTTATTATAAAAATTCACAGCTGCTTGAATTATCTGGAAATGCTCAGGTAAAGCAGAAGGATGATGTATTCAGAGCTCAGAATATCACTTTAAACATGGATACTCAGGATATCACTCTTGGTGGAAATGTAAAGGGTAAGGTAACTGATACTAAAGAATCAAAGCCAGAGCCTAAGACAACAGAGTCTGAACCGGAATCTAAAGACCCTGAAACAGAAAATCAGACTACAGAATTTGAAATGAAGAAAACTGAGGTAAAAGATGGAGAATGA
- the trxB gene encoding thioredoxin-disulfide reductase translates to MENIDCEKFDYVIIGAGCAGLASAQYAARGGLSVLVLDVAGAGGQVLQISELENYPGVFPAVDGATYMMTMQKQAEAFGAKVVQAQVISIDKTGGNFMIKTKKAAYEATCLCIATGAIHRNLEVPGEKELSGRGVSYCATCDGPFFRNKKIVVVGGGDSACSEAIYLSTLSSDVSIIHRRDKFRAQQAVIDKMLNAGVKPVYDSVVKEIKGEGRVQSVIVENVKTGEQTELTTDAVFIFTGMLPQTELVDMLPKDPAGYIITDENMETSVPGLFAAGDVRSKPFRQVVTAVSDGAIAAHVASERIRNA, encoded by the coding sequence ATGGAAAATATAGACTGCGAAAAATTCGATTATGTAATTATTGGTGCTGGTTGTGCGGGACTTGCTTCTGCACAGTATGCTGCTAGAGGCGGACTTTCTGTTCTTGTGCTTGATGTTGCAGGCGCTGGTGGACAGGTTCTCCAGATATCTGAACTGGAAAATTATCCGGGAGTATTTCCTGCTGTTGATGGCGCTACTTATATGATGACTATGCAGAAACAGGCAGAAGCTTTTGGTGCAAAGGTTGTTCAGGCACAGGTTATTTCTATAGATAAAACTGGCGGCAATTTTATGATTAAAACTAAGAAGGCTGCTTATGAAGCAACCTGTCTTTGTATTGCTACCGGTGCTATTCACAGAAATCTTGAAGTACCAGGCGAGAAAGAACTTTCTGGTCGTGGTGTATCTTACTGTGCTACATGTGATGGTCCATTCTTCAGAAATAAAAAGATTGTTGTTGTAGGAGGAGGAGATTCTGCCTGCAGTGAAGCAATCTATCTTTCAACTCTTTCAAGCGATGTTTCAATTATCCATCGCCGCGATAAGTTCCGTGCTCAGCAGGCTGTTATCGACAAAATGCTTAATGCCGGAGTAAAGCCTGTTTACGATTCAGTTGTAAAAGAAATTAAGGGCGAAGGACGTGTTCAGTCTGTTATTGTAGAAAATGTAAAAACAGGAGAACAGACAGAGCTTACAACAGATGCAGTATTTATCTTTACCGGAATGCTTCCTCAGACAGAGCTTGTAGACATGCTTCCAAAGGATCCTGCCGGATATATTATTACTGATGAAAATATGGAAACTTCTGTACCAGGTCTTTTTGCTGCCGGAGATGTACGCAGCAAACCGTTCCGTCAGGTAGTTACAGCAGTTTCAGATGGAGCAATCGCTGCTCATGTAGCCAGCGAAAGAATCAGAAATGCTTAA
- the lptC gene encoding LPS export ABC transporter periplasmic protein LptC has protein sequence MKKSNRIFSVFLITVLSFSCSLKYAETVNAEDKVPEFVFEDTKLVRYENMKPTLEVTAGTLEQYKNTNETYGKDISFISYDDEGKAETEGSCGIIFADTGKKIYELYDDIELYNAPEKMRFQANMLKWNGKTEQLTSGRSDMVKIEKDDTIMRGSGFSASGVSKTFSFRGNITGTIETSDDANKVE, from the coding sequence TTGAAAAAATCAAACAGGATTTTTAGTGTTTTCCTGATTACAGTTTTATCCTTCTCCTGTTCTCTCAAATATGCTGAGACCGTAAATGCTGAAGATAAGGTTCCAGAATTTGTATTTGAAGATACAAAACTAGTTCGCTATGAAAATATGAAGCCTACTCTGGAAGTTACGGCTGGAACTCTTGAGCAATACAAAAATACCAACGAAACTTACGGCAAAGATATTTCTTTTATTTCATACGATGATGAAGGAAAGGCAGAGACCGAAGGCAGTTGCGGTATTATTTTTGCTGATACCGGAAAGAAAATCTATGAGCTTTATGATGATATAGAGCTGTATAATGCGCCGGAAAAAATGCGTTTTCAGGCTAATATGCTGAAATGGAACGGTAAAACTGAACAGCTCACAAGTGGCCGCAGCGATATGGTAAAAATTGAAAAAGATGATACAATAATGAGAGGAAGTGGTTTTTCTGCTAGTGGAGTTAGTAAAACTTTCTCTTTCCGAGGAAATATTACCGGTACAATAGAGACCTCTGATGATGCAAATAAAGTTGAATAA
- a CDS encoding AMP-binding protein: MNLAHEYIKDYREYTSYEDLKANCRLTAPEDFNFAYDIVDRYARETPEKRALVWIDDNSDEAKVFTFADISRESKRAAYWLTLKGIKKGDMVMLMLRRRYEWWFLLPALHRIGAVAIAASDQLLKTDIEYRTNAADVKMIISYDNPHVQEEIEKAMEKSPSVQYLVTVGPSREGWVNFHEEYEKIDPEFPRPVGEAATHNNDPMLMYFTSGTSGYPKMVLHDFTYPIGHIITAKYWHCVVDDGLHLTIAETGWAKASWGKIYGQWICGTAQFVYDMNMLKPDKMLTLISKYGLTTFCAPPTVYRFLVRQDLSKYDLSKCQRFSTAGEALNGEVYDKWLEQTGKRIYEGYGQSESAVICGNFMDSPVKPGSMGRPSPAYDVEILNPNDKPVPNGEVGELCIHVDQGHPYGLLTGYHKDISLTAEAFDGGFYHTGDNVYRDDDGYIWFVGRKDDIIKSSGYRISPFEVESVLQKHPAVMECAVTGVEDAKRGQIVKATIVLVPAYADKDKKEMEVEISTFAKENTAMYKIPRIYEFVNELPKTISGKIRRVEIREKDKGKDLEKIKQDF; this comes from the coding sequence ATGAATCTTGCCCATGAATATATTAAAGATTATCGCGAATATACTTCCTATGAAGACCTTAAGGCAAACTGCCGTCTTACAGCTCCAGAAGATTTTAATTTTGCATATGATATTGTAGACCGCTATGCACGTGAGACTCCTGAAAAAAGAGCTCTTGTATGGATAGATGATAATTCAGATGAAGCAAAGGTTTTTACTTTTGCTGATATTTCCCGTGAATCAAAAAGAGCTGCATACTGGCTCACCCTCAAAGGAATTAAAAAGGGTGATATGGTAATGCTTATGCTCCGCCGTCGTTATGAATGGTGGTTCCTTCTTCCAGCTCTTCACAGAATTGGTGCTGTTGCAATTGCAGCTTCAGATCAGCTTTTGAAAACTGATATTGAATACCGCACTAATGCTGCTGATGTTAAAATGATTATTTCATATGATAATCCACATGTTCAGGAAGAAATCGAAAAGGCAATGGAAAAATCACCTTCTGTTCAGTATCTTGTAACAGTTGGACCAAGTCGCGAAGGCTGGGTAAATTTCCACGAAGAATATGAAAAAATCGATCCAGAATTCCCTCGTCCTGTAGGCGAAGCTGCAACTCATAACAATGACCCTATGCTTATGTACTTTACATCTGGTACTTCGGGTTATCCAAAAATGGTTCTCCATGACTTTACATATCCTATTGGACATATTATTACTGCAAAATACTGGCACTGTGTTGTAGACGATGGTCTTCATCTTACAATTGCAGAAACCGGCTGGGCTAAAGCAAGCTGGGGTAAAATCTACGGTCAGTGGATCTGCGGTACTGCACAGTTTGTTTATGATATGAACATGCTCAAGCCGGATAAGATGCTTACTTTGATTTCAAAGTATGGACTTACAACTTTCTGTGCACCTCCAACTGTTTACCGCTTCCTTGTTCGTCAGGATCTTTCTAAATACGATCTCAGCAAGTGTCAGCGTTTCAGTACAGCCGGTGAAGCTTTGAATGGTGAAGTTTACGATAAGTGGCTTGAACAGACTGGAAAGCGTATCTACGAAGGTTATGGTCAGTCTGAATCAGCAGTTATCTGTGGAAACTTTATGGATTCTCCTGTAAAACCTGGTTCTATGGGACGTCCTTCTCCTGCTTATGATGTAGAAATCTTAAATCCAAACGATAAGCCTGTTCCAAATGGAGAAGTAGGTGAACTTTGTATTCATGTAGATCAGGGCCACCCTTATGGACTCCTTACCGGTTATCACAAGGATATTTCTCTTACCGCTGAAGCTTTTGACGGTGGTTTCTATCATACTGGTGATAATGTTTATCGCGATGATGACGGTTATATCTGGTTTGTCGGCCGAAAGGATGATATTATTAAATCGTCAGGCTACCGAATCAGTCCGTTCGAGGTTGAGTCAGTTCTCCAGAAGCATCCTGCTGTTATGGAATGTGCCGTTACTGGTGTTGAAGATGCAAAACGTGGTCAGATTGTAAAAGCTACTATTGTTCTTGTTCCTGCTTATGCAGACAAAGACAAGAAGGAAATGGAAGTTGAAATCTCTACCTTTGCAAAAGAAAACACTGCAATGTATAAGATTCCTCGAATTTATGAATTCGTAAATGAACTGCCTAAGACTATAAGCGGAAAGATCAGACGTGTTGAGATTCGTGAAAAAGACAAGGGTAAGGATCTTGAAAAAATCAAACAGGATTTTTAG
- the lptB gene encoding LPS export ABC transporter ATP-binding protein: MENENNETEGTIITPAEEKIITPDTHTLRVTSLYKQFGHKKVVRGVEFSMQMGEVLGLLGPNGAGKTTTFYMVVGFYKPTAGEVFLDDQRITGLPMYKRARLGIAYLPQEPSVFRKFTVEENIWSILETRKDLTKEEKKQRLESLIEEFSIGRIRKQKAFTLSGGERRRTEIARSLAMEPKFLLLDEPFAGIDPIAVADIKSMIRLLAKRGIGILITDHNVRDTLEITDRAIIINQGTIMTQGSKQQILESEVAREIYLGKDFSM, from the coding sequence ATGGAGAATGAAAACAACGAAACAGAGGGAACAATTATTACTCCAGCTGAAGAAAAAATAATTACTCCAGATACCCACACTCTTCGTGTAACCAGTCTTTATAAACAGTTCGGTCACAAAAAAGTTGTCCGCGGTGTTGAATTTTCCATGCAGATGGGCGAGGTTTTAGGACTTCTCGGTCCGAACGGTGCTGGAAAAACAACTACTTTCTATATGGTAGTAGGTTTTTATAAGCCTACAGCGGGAGAGGTTTTTCTTGATGATCAGCGAATAACTGGACTTCCTATGTATAAACGAGCCCGTCTTGGAATTGCATACCTTCCACAGGAACCTTCTGTATTCAGAAAATTCACAGTAGAAGAAAATATCTGGTCAATCCTCGAAACCCGTAAGGACCTTACAAAAGAAGAAAAGAAACAGCGGCTTGAATCACTTATCGAAGAGTTTTCTATTGGCCGCATCCGCAAGCAGAAGGCCTTTACCTTGTCCGGTGGTGAACGTCGCCGTACAGAAATTGCCCGTTCCCTTGCCATGGAGCCGAAATTCCTTCTCCTGGACGAGCCTTTTGCTGGAATTGACCCTATTGCCGTAGCTGATATCAAGAGCATGATCCGCCTTCTTGCAAAAAGAGGCATTGGAATCCTCATTACAGACCATAATGTCCGCGATACTCTTGAAATTACAGACCGTGCAATTATCATAAATCAGGGAACTATCATGACTCAGGGCTCAAAGCAGCAGATTCTCGAAAGCGAAGTAGCCCGCGAGATTTATCTTGGTAAAGATTTTAGCATGTAG
- a CDS encoding aromatic acid exporter family protein, with translation MKQIFLNTLKITFAAVMAILIARLLKLEFAVSAGIVAILSVQPTKKETLKTAFSRFLAFAVALVISGLLFNFCGFTVPVFFIYLAVFILICQWRGWISSMAMDSVLISHLLSLGKTGPSEILNEVLLFVVGVGFGILVNIFLHKKTDYIEELKNQTDEKIKLVLHRMSLRILNPSFADYDGTCFDSLNQNLFIAKKQAEENFNNQFTSRDTFDTRYLLMRENQTKVLYEMFKCVRHIKTVPGTAQMVADFLEKVSVEYHKDNDVQALLTELEEIRNKMKTVPLPVHRAEFEDRANLFTLLERLQEFLEIKRDFYLNNIN, from the coding sequence ATGAAGCAGATTTTCTTGAACACTTTGAAAATTACATTTGCAGCAGTTATGGCAATTCTTATAGCCCGTTTATTAAAACTGGAGTTTGCTGTATCGGCAGGAATTGTTGCAATCCTCTCTGTACAACCTACAAAAAAGGAAACCTTAAAAACTGCTTTTTCTCGTTTTCTGGCTTTTGCCGTTGCACTTGTTATTTCCGGCTTGCTGTTTAATTTCTGTGGTTTTACTGTTCCTGTTTTCTTTATTTACCTTGCTGTTTTTATTTTAATCTGTCAGTGGCGCGGCTGGATTTCTTCCATGGCAATGGATTCAGTTTTGATTTCACATCTCTTAAGTCTGGGAAAAACTGGTCCGTCAGAAATCCTAAATGAAGTACTTCTGTTTGTTGTCGGAGTTGGTTTTGGCATACTTGTAAATATCTTTTTACATAAAAAAACAGATTATATCGAAGAACTGAAAAATCAGACTGATGAAAAAATAAAGCTTGTATTACACCGTATGTCACTGCGCATTCTCAATCCTTCTTTTGCAGATTATGACGGAACCTGTTTTGATTCCTTAAATCAAAATCTTTTTATTGCCAAAAAACAGGCAGAAGAAAACTTCAATAATCAGTTTACAAGTCGTGATACTTTTGATACCCGTTATCTTTTAATGCGCGAAAATCAGACAAAAGTTCTATATGAAATGTTTAAATGTGTGCGTCATATAAAAACTGTTCCGGGAACAGCTCAGATGGTTGCTGATTTTCTGGAAAAGGTTTCTGTTGAATATCACAAGGATAATGATGTTCAAGCTTTGCTCACAGAACTTGAAGAAATCCGAAACAAAATGAAAACTGTGCCACTTCCAGTACATAGGGCAGAGTTTGAAGACCGTGCAAATCTGTTTACTCTGCTGGAACGTTTACAGGAATTTCTTGAAATAAAAAGAGATTTTTATCTGAATAATATAAATTAG
- the rny gene encoding ribonuclease Y, whose amino-acid sequence MNIVLYIVLPVAGIVLGWIIRWIYARFQLTASEQKAERVKQDAIREAEAQKKEILLNAKDELIRERNQQERENRERRAEVQRFEARVNKKEELLDQRAAEFEKNEKELADKKAAMVKREEELSKQEELYRQELEKISGLSQQEAKDLIIKNLENDARHDAQALINKIEQEAQLTAEKKAKDILVTTIQRIAPETTSDITVATVSLPSDEMKGRIIGREGRNIRTLETLTGVDIIIDDTPEAVVISCFDPVRKEIAKESLERLISDGRIHPARIEEIVQKVTHEIQNKIYEEGERALFDLGIHNMNTDGIRALGRLYFRTSYGQNVLYHSKEVAMAASMIAAEIGADREVAKRAAILHDIGKGAETDSDQNHAEVGAEMARKMGENPVIVNAIAAHHNDVPTESLEAVVVQIADAISAARPGARRETIDNYVKRLENLEQIAESFNGVEKAYAIQAGRELRILVNNEKIADGDVKELARNIAKQIESDLRYPGRIRLTMIRETRIVEYAR is encoded by the coding sequence ATGAACATCGTGTTGTACATAGTTCTCCCTGTTGCTGGAATTGTTCTTGGATGGATTATTCGCTGGATTTATGCCAGATTTCAATTAACAGCTTCTGAACAGAAAGCCGAGCGCGTTAAACAGGACGCTATTCGGGAAGCAGAAGCACAGAAAAAAGAAATTTTGTTAAATGCAAAAGATGAGCTCATTCGTGAACGAAATCAGCAGGAGCGGGAAAACCGTGAACGCAGAGCCGAAGTGCAGCGCTTCGAGGCAAGGGTAAACAAGAAAGAAGAACTCCTTGATCAGCGTGCAGCGGAATTTGAAAAAAACGAAAAAGAACTTGCAGATAAGAAAGCTGCAATGGTAAAAAGAGAAGAAGAACTTTCTAAACAGGAAGAGCTTTATCGTCAGGAACTTGAAAAAATCTCTGGACTTTCTCAGCAGGAAGCAAAAGATTTGATTATCAAGAATCTTGAGAATGATGCTCGTCATGATGCACAGGCTCTTATCAACAAAATCGAGCAGGAAGCTCAACTTACTGCAGAAAAGAAAGCAAAAGACATTCTTGTTACCACAATTCAGAGAATTGCGCCGGAAACTACCAGTGACATTACAGTAGCCACAGTATCATTACCAAGTGATGAGATGAAAGGACGTATTATCGGCCGTGAAGGACGTAACATCCGTACCCTCGAAACTCTTACTGGTGTAGATATCATTATTGATGATACTCCAGAAGCTGTTGTAATCTCTTGTTTTGACCCGGTTCGCAAGGAAATTGCAAAGGAATCTCTTGAACGCCTTATTTCTGACGGACGTATTCATCCGGCAAGAATCGAGGAAATTGTTCAGAAGGTTACTCACGAAATTCAGAACAAGATTTACGAAGAAGGTGAACGTGCGCTTTTCGATCTTGGTATCCACAATATGAATACCGACGGAATCCGCGCTCTTGGACGCCTTTACTTCCGTACAAGTTACGGACAGAACGTTCTTTACCATTCTAAAGAAGTTGCAATGGCTGCAAGCATGATTGCTGCAGAAATTGGTGCAGACCGCGAAGTTGCCAAGCGTGCTGCTATTCTTCATGATATTGGTAAGGGAGCAGAAACAGACAGCGATCAGAACCACGCAGAAGTTGGTGCTGAAATGGCACGTAAGATGGGTGAAAATCCTGTTATTGTTAATGCAATTGCAGCTCATCATAATGACGTTCCAACAGAATCACTTGAAGCTGTTGTTGTTCAGATTGCAGATGCAATTTCTGCAGCACGTCCTGGTGCACGCCGCGAAACAATTGATAATTACGTTAAGCGTCTTGAGAATCTTGAGCAGATTGCAGAAAGCTTCAACGGTGTTGAAAAAGCTTACGCTATTCAGGCCGGCCGTGAGCTCCGCATTCTTGTTAATAACGAAAAGATTGCAGATGGCGATGTAAAAGAGCTTGCCAGAAATATTGCAAAGCAGATTGAATCTGACCTGCGATATCCTGGACGAATCAGGCTTACAATGATCCGCGAGACACGAATCGTGGAATACGCCCGCTAA